A window of Punica granatum isolate Tunisia-2019 chromosome 8, ASM765513v2, whole genome shotgun sequence genomic DNA:
GAACGAGGGTGACGTTTGAAAAGGTATatagagagaggagaaagtaTAAAAACATGTATGTCCCTGTGACTATCGAAAATATACTTGTCTTTTGTCTAATCGAACTATGAACAATTCACTAACAATCAACTCCATCAACTTCAAACACGAGTTGTAATTaatcattattaaaaataagaagaaaaattaaaacaatatGATCATCTTTAACTAGTAAGCCATTTCTCGCTTAATCTTGCAAACCGAAATACACAACAAAATATTGGAATACCTCACATACCTTTCCCGGCCCCTTCTAAttcctttctctcttcttcaacATTCCTTTTCAAACCCTAGGCTTGATGAGTGCCTTAAGAGGGTTCTTCATTACTACCGTAAACTCTAACTTCCCAGTAAAATCGATCTTGCTATTCGGCGGATAAGCACTCCACTCGAACTCCTGAACCATCCGTGCTAGCATCAGATGAACATGAACCGTAGCCATCCCCAATCCAGGGCAGATTCTCCTTCCAACCCCGAAAGGCAGCATCTTCACTCCCGTTACTCCGGTAATATCAGCGTCCTCATTGCCCGTAATGTATCTGTATGTAGCcccaaaaatattatatgtaagtaaataaatatcgaGCTAAGgctaattaaatatatatatatatatatatatatatatcgtgtTATATATACACAGTATACCAATGTTGGTATATACCTATCAGGGTCGAACTTTTCCGGGTTGGTCCACAGTTTCGGGTCCTCTCCAATCCCCGGGAGATATATCTCGACATTCACATCTGTCGGGATATCATAGCCTGCCAGCTTGGTTGGCTCAGTGACAGCATGCGTCAGTGAGAAGTAGGTCGGCGGGTGTTTCCGCAGCAGCTCCTTGACGGTGGCGTGCAAGTAGGGCATGTTCTCAACGTCCTTCTCATCAACCCGCTTATCTCCGACAGTGGACTTGATCTCCTCATAGAGCTTTGATTGGACATGAGGGTTCGCGATCAGCTGCGCAATGCCCCATTCGATTGCCGTCCCCGTTGTGTCTGTCCCACCATTGAGGAACTCCGAGCAGAGGGTCACGAGCTCCGGTTCCGTGGGGCCTGACttccggccctcgaccttgaGATTGAATAACGTGTCAAGGTATGAAAATGACGTGGCTGAGCTATCGGATCCAGGGTTCTCGATTGCCCGCTTCCGCTTCCTGATGAAAGGGACAATGAAGTCGATTTGCTCCTTCCTTACCTGAATATTAAAAGCAAACGTGTTTTATTATGTAGCTAATACAAATACTTTGGACTAAGTTAACGCCTGAATAATGATTAATTAGTCATAG
This region includes:
- the LOC116188585 gene encoding cytochrome P450 77A3-like, with translation MDHRLNATTSSSLFSFYHPFFTILALAISGLILLVSQKRKSKRVNLPPGPPGWPVVGNLFQFARSKKPFFVYVDELRAKYGPIFTLRMGTRTMIILSDAKLVHEALIERGQLFASRPRENPTRAIFSCNKFTVNAAIYGPLWRSLRRNMVQNMLSSGRLKEFRAIRDAAMDRFIDRLRAEAKGNDGVVSVLKNARFAVFCILLAMCFGLEMNEETIERMDQMMKTVLITLDPRIDDYLPILSPFFSKDRKRALEVRKEQIDFIVPFIRKRKRAIENPGSDSSATSFSYLDTLFNLKVEGRKSGPTEPELVTLCSEFLNGGTDTTGTAIEWGIAQLIANPHVQSKLYEEIKSTVGDKRVDEKDVENMPYLHATVKELLRKHPPTYFSLTHAVTEPTKLAGYDIPTDVNVEIYLPGIGEDPKLWTNPEKFDPDRYITGNEDADITGVTGVKMLPFGVGRRICPGLGMATVHVHLMLARMVQEFEWSAYPPNSKIDFTGKLEFTVVMKNPLKALIKPRV